TGTCAACGTCCAGCCAGACGGCGGTGCCGACGGCGATAGACGACGACCGTGCTGACGATGGCAGCCACGAAGGCCGCGAGCAGTAACCCGCTGACGAGTCCGAGACTCTGTTCGAGAACGCGGTAAGACGCGCCCGCCAGATAGCCTCCGCCGGCAACCAGGACAGCCCACACGGCGCCCCCGATGACATTGGCTACGGTGAACGTCATTCGGCGCATCCGGCTCATCCCCGCGATGCCTGGAACCAGGGCCCGGAAGGCGGCCGTCCAACGACCGAGCACCACCGCGAACGCGCCCCTACGGGCGATCAACGC
The Kribbella voronezhensis DNA segment above includes these coding regions:
- a CDS encoding DedA family protein; translated protein: MNTIFDWLAGLPAWLVITVVVLLPALEASTFLGLVVPGETAVIVGGVVAHAGGLPLWAVMVAAGIGAIAGDQVGFLVGRRFGASLLGRLPRRLRRPEHIERALALIARRGAFAVVLGRWTAAFRALVPGIAGMSRMRRMTFTVANVIGGAVWAVLVAGGGYLAGASYRVLEQSLGLVSGLLLAAFVAAIVSTVVVYRRRHRRLAGR